The proteins below are encoded in one region of Nitrospira sp.:
- a CDS encoding 3-hydroxyisobutyrate dehydrogenase codes for MTIPTFRIGFVGVGRMGANMARRLKDEGYQLVAVSDMDHTRAVSLARELGCAASATPARVAELADIVFTVVTDDQAMRRIFSSDSQDSLLIHARGRTFVNCATLSPVVHVEVQALVEQAGGHTLEACMASSIPQAREGTLFLMCAGRREVFDRIGSLLSSLSSTVRYVGEAGQAATVKALVNMVMNCNTAALAEGLGLGAALGLDLTMLRDIFSRTGANSRVLETDGEDMQQRAHECYFSAAHAAKDSGIAVTLAGSVGLRLPLAEATLGQYRRLVEVGKGDLDKSAVAELTFKNRD; via the coding sequence ATGACGATACCTACCTTTCGAATCGGCTTTGTGGGAGTCGGTCGGATGGGCGCCAATATGGCTCGTCGACTTAAGGACGAGGGATATCAGCTCGTGGCCGTTAGTGATATGGACCATACACGGGCCGTGAGCCTCGCGCGAGAGCTCGGTTGCGCAGCATCCGCTACCCCCGCCCGGGTCGCGGAACTGGCGGATATCGTGTTCACGGTGGTCACAGACGACCAGGCTATGAGAAGGATCTTCTCGTCGGATAGTCAAGACAGCCTGCTAATCCACGCGAGGGGACGCACCTTTGTCAACTGCGCGACCCTCTCTCCCGTCGTTCACGTGGAGGTTCAGGCACTGGTCGAGCAGGCAGGCGGACACACGCTCGAGGCTTGCATGGCAAGCAGTATTCCTCAAGCCCGGGAGGGCACCCTGTTCCTGATGTGCGCCGGTCGACGGGAGGTGTTTGACCGGATCGGATCGCTATTAAGTTCCTTGAGCTCTACCGTCCGGTACGTCGGAGAGGCCGGTCAAGCTGCTACAGTGAAGGCCCTCGTCAACATGGTGATGAACTGCAACACTGCGGCGCTGGCGGAAGGCCTGGGGCTCGGTGCGGCGTTGGGACTGGACCTGACCATGTTACGAGATATCTTTTCGCGTACGGGCGCGAACTCTCGAGTGCTTGAAACCGACGGCGAGGATATGCAACAACGCGCGCATGAATGCTACTTTTCCGCAGCCCATGCCGCGAAAGACTCGGGCATCGCCGTGACGCTGGCCGGATCCGTCGGGCTGCGGCTACCGCTAGCGGAAGCAACCCTCGGTCAATACCGGCGTCTCGTCGAGGTCGGCAAAGGGGACCTCGATAAGTCAGCCGTCGCCGAACTCACCTTCAAAAACCGTGATTGA